In the Candidatus Obscuribacterales bacterium genome, CCGGCACACTTTGAATCACATTTAGAGCCAGGTAGCGAGACAGCACCGTCCAAGTGGAAGCCCCCATGGCCTGGGCAGCTTCGATAAACAGCTCCGTCTTGACGCTCACGGTGTGATTGCGTACCACGCGGTAGTACTGGGGCACATAGGCAATACTGAGGGCGATCGCTGCATTCAACACCCCGCGCCCCACCATAAAGGCCAAGGTCACGGACAGCAGCAACCCTGGCAGGGTGTAGAGCGTGTCCATGAAGAAGAGCATCACCCGGTCTACCCGGCCTCCCAGATAGCCGCTGACCATGCCTAGGGGCACACCCACCAACAAGCTGAGCGTTGTAGCAAGCAGCACCACGTGCAGCGCCGCTCGGGTGCCAAACAGGGTGCGAGAAAAAACATCATATCCCTTGCGATCGGTGCCAAACCAATGTTCCGCTGATGGCGGCGAATGGATCGGATTTTCTAGGGGCACCTTAAAGGGATCCTGCAGCAGACCCCAGTCTTGAAACCAAGGGGCCAACAGGGCAATGACCACAAAGAAGGTCGTAATGATAATCCCTGCCCAC is a window encoding:
- a CDS encoding ABC transporter permease, producing the protein MTQAKSSLPPLLQRAIAPSLSTRFMWAGIIITTFFVVIALLAPWFQDWGLLQDPFKVPLENPIHSPPSAEHWFGTDRKGYDVFSRTLFGTRAALHVVLLATTLSLLVGVPLGMVSGYLGGRVDRVMLFFMDTLYTLPGLLLSVTLAFMVGRGVLNAAIALSIAYVPQYYRVVRNHTVSVKTELFIEAAQAMGASTWTVLSRYLALNVIQSVPVLFTLNAADAVLVLGGLGFLGLGLPEQTPEWGQDLRQALDALPTGIWWTAMFPGLAMTSLVVGLSLVGEGLNDWINPLVRRER